CCAGCTCAGAGTGCATGAATCTGATATAAGTTTCCACATTAACAGATGTTTTTCATCTTTCACAAACCtgggttccaaaaacaatattattaccatattggcccatgaaaacacaactttccctaaCATATATATTCTACTATCTTTATTTTGCTCTATTGTAAGGCGGTAgtgcattattttattaaaatattcatcaagtaagtacaataaaataaatatccatTGAATATTATATGGTCTTTTCAAAGAGATATACTTTTTGACAAGGTACCTTTGGTCTAGCCCTCgtgttataaaataatttacaatctTTCAGAAATTATGACTCATTTTCATAAAACCAATTTTAAATACTTCCCttctttaataaataatttaaaccatACAAATTAGAAACATTCTATGATCCTTTAATAATTTCACTAATATAATATTTACTTAGATTTGTAATTTGCATTGATAAATCATAGCTTCTATGGTCAAGCcctttgaaaattgaatattaatttttgagtttatcTTCTTTTAAGGACTTTGGGTTATTTGCGATCAAGCTAAGTTTTATAACTCAAAACTGCATCTAAAACACTTTTTTAGTTCAAATCCTTAATTATCatttaatgaatcaaattgaagtaTGTCACAAATTGAAGGTTCTCACTTTTCTTGTAGATTTGGCTTTAAGATATGTAAGATATGATAAACTTAGTTAACTAATAATTAAGGGAtgccaagaatcactagtactTCTGTAGAGTATTATTGTACCTTCTTTGGTTTGATTATGACTTTAGTATtctattataaaattagttttggtAAACCAAGGTCAAAGACCCTACCATTGTTCTCCCAATCAAAAGCAACTAAAAAGAACAAGCAATTATTAGTATAGTGGCTTGATCGATCCAATAAGGACCAATATTGTGATATCTAATGGTGTAAAGATATAAGATTTCTAGCATAaatcccattttatttttaacctaatCTAATTGAATTAGAAAGATGAACTTTTTAGGGTTtcaatatatagaaaaatatactACAAATATAAAGTGATCAGATAAggataaaattatcaaatagtgATCAAATAAAGATGAATCTTAGAGTAAAGaaaacttttcttaatactttagATGTACTCCACTAAGACTCCCATAGGAGATCAACTTTTTGTAGATAAAAATGGTGTTTAGCCACTCATTGTGATTCCCACATAATGCATTTAGTTCATAAAATCAATAGAGATGTATTGTAATAATCAAAAGTAAGTTCATGtgtttaattttcattctcCCTCCTCATAAAAATCTCTAATGCAAATTGTTATACTTGCAACCAGACCCTAAAAACATCAAGAAAATGCTTAAAACGTCTAAAAATGAATGAGAGAGCCAAATGAAGGAAGTCTTAGAAAAAGATAACAAATTTTATAGACCAAAATTTCAATACATGATCAATGTGGTAATGAAATGTTCAACAAAGGCCTTATTTTTTTAGGTCACCATTGAAATCCATGGGTTGTTGTTGAAATCAATATTGAATCATTTTGTCCTCGTATCAAAAAGTTCATCTTGAACAACATCACTCCTCTTAGCCTTCTCTAATTGTATTAAACTCCATTACATTCAACTCAAAATACTCTGCAAAACACCTTTTGCATGGATTGGTATTGATGTAAAAATCCAGGTGTTTGCCAAATCTTGAGCTTATATCAATGTGGTGTAGAAATTTTCAATAGtgaaaaattgataaatgagTTTATCTTCTCCATTGGTGTCAAATTTTCCTACCAAggtttttaagtataaaaattatGTCCAAATGTTAATGACTATAACCAATGAAGGAAACTAAGGCTTGAATCTCTAAGTGctttgtcaaaattttgataaagcACATTCTGGTATCAAAATAGGTTTGAAAAAAGGCATCAGGCATACAATTTCTACTATTCATATGCCATGAACTTTATCAAAATTCTGAAATGATAACTTCCAAGGAGCCTTCCAACATCAATTTACTCCTAATGTCGAAATGACTTTGATACTTGCTTTATTTTGAAATGACTTGTTTCCCTCTTCTATCTCATACTCATTATTTAGCATACCGTACAAGTGACTAATCAAGAAACAACCTAATAATTCCTAATTTGCCGttcaatatttttcttccaaattttaGTGGCAATTCCCAATgcccaaacaattaaaaaaaaaaaaacacaaacaaacaaTATTAGGCTTGCCAAAAAATCTCCTATGAGATTTTATTGTGGGAATTGCAATATATCCTTCTCTTTggaccttttcttttttggtcttattttgattcatatataACTTGTCATGAAAGTTTGGCTTTCAAGATTTCATGCTTTCTCAACTACTCTAGTGGGTGTTGTCTCCAATAGTCATTCCAACATAGTCCAATGCCGCATCAATAACGTTTAAGTTTTATATCTTTGTCTTGCAAGATTTACCTTTTTGTAAATCTCTAACTATTGGCTTTGTGCCAAAAATTCAAGACTATGTGGCATtcatatgaagaagaaaatggatgtgtatgaattttgattttctacATATGCAATGGTAATGTGACCTTTGGACCCCTAAAAGAAACTTTGGGTATGATTATTGGTAGTAATCTAAAAACTCAAGTGGATATTCCCTATCTCTACTGCATTTGATTCAAAACTTGGACGGAACTTGGAATGTCAGAGATTACCAACTACTCTTTGTGATGGATCCTGTAGTATCATTCAAACTAACTTCACATCTCCAGACAAATTatgagaagaaagaaagagaataatGAGGTTTGCAGATTACAACTATGATACAAGAGATTTCGCATGAGAAAACACTAGATATTTATGAAGAAGGCTTGAAGGTGAAAGCACCCAACAACTTAGTTCCGGTCCTTCCGGATGAAAAGGATGACTATCACCTTAAATTTTCCCAAGACAATGAGAGAGTGAGGGAGGgaaagttattttgttttagaaaaaacaAACTGTGAGTGGTGATGATTACTTATATGGTAAAATGCACCAAATTACAACGTAATAatgttaaattataattataaactttggatttggttttctttcctttttcatgaAAGATTTGATaacaatacaaaaaatgaaactatgggctgtttggtaattgttttttaaaatagttcccaaaaacaatttttgagaaaaacttttaaaaactattctcaaatgttttatagaacaaaaatatatttgaaaacctaaaatgtttttaacatatttttaatatttttaaaaataattttgatgtctagtattgtatttttaatcattctacatatttatataattatttcttaaaatggtCTTTAGAAAACATGTGAAAACACCataaaccaattaaaaaaatattttttgaaaacgtcctttaaaaaaaacaagaacaaaagaCAAATTTTGGTTGTTAaacacattttcctttttttattctaaagaacaaaaaacagttcTCAACAATAGTTGCCCAACAAGCCCGGTAACTTTggaagaatttttaaaattactcattaatttcatttgaaatattCAAGTGAAAAAAGGTTAagctttaattttaaataatagtttCATGCTTTTTTTCCTTGTAATCCCTTTGAAGGAAATACGTTTggtaaaaatattgttaaaaacttttttcataAGATTTCTCAAATAATATTTCTCCTTACCCAACAGGATCCATTCAAGTAATATTATACATACTCAAAATAATCACTTATCAAGAGTTTTAATCAATCTTATAGatcaatgcataaaaaattaccagtttgtttggaaatatttttgtaaattgtgTTTAATAGTTCTTAGTATGTTTTATGATTATCTaacctattttctttcttttttctttttctttattctgaaaaatagaaaattgttttcgtAAACACTTAACAAGCAAACCCTAATTTATTGTGAACTTTATATgcaatataaaaattcttaatattttcaaagttcTCTGATGGGtcatgtttttcttaattattttcaacGACTATTCAGAAGGTTATTTGTAACTTACTAAACTCATTTTTCTATTAAGATCCTAAAAGAATTTTAGATTCTcacaatttaaaattagatttcttaaatatattgttGAAAGTGGCTTCCCTCAAAAATTGTAGACaagataatttaaagaaaatagagatcATAGTACATAAGCTTCATAAATGCATATTGCatcattgaataaatttttttgatcaTTTTAATATAAGCACATGAGTTTAAAATGGTACTTCAATTATAAATAGTTTAGAATTGAATTAGATGTCATAATACAAATCTCTTAGATCTAGTACTTTAATGAGATCACTCATGAAATTCATTGATTAATCTTGATTCAGGGTGgcttaccaaaaaaaatttattctatatatCATTAAAGAGCTCTATTTAGAGAATgcttaaataaaagaatttagcTAATAACTGTTGTTCGTAAAATCTTCTGCTCATTCCTTCCAAAAGTTAATCTCTTTAATCACTTTCTAATAgatcaataaaattttgttttggcataaataaataacattaaaagaaaaaaaaaataaggaaggaaCACTCCTTTTGGCATAATAGTGATTGGAGCTCTCAAATATTATGCTAGAGACTATCCCATTAAAATACAATATGATAGTTTTGAGATTGAATTGCAATAAAGAAATAACATTTGAATAAAAGTTAATAACCATATTAGTCCAAAATGGATACATCTTATAATGTGTTACATTTCAAGATTTGAGATTTCATGacatttattaattcaaattagatCAATGAGCTTTCTCAAAGGATTAATTCATTTGTGCAAACATATTATACAagataaaaactatatataattaTGAAGTCCTAAAACATCCTATGTTTCAACACTTCTTATATCTATATCTTGAAGTATGAAGTATGATCAATTCCCTCACTCAATCGAATGTTTCTAACTTACTCACCGTCACACGTAGTCTTCATAAGTTCATCTTCATCCCATAACATTTTTCCACTggaaatatttatagagatattttatCAATTCCCAATGCAcaaataattcaaaacattgATAATAGAGTTcaagtactttttcttttttggtcttATCTCGATTCATATATAACTTGATTTCATGCTTTCTCTGCTACTCTTGTAGGTGTTGCCTTCGATAACCATTTCAACATAGTCCAATGTCACATCAATAATGTAAGTTTTACATTTTTGTCTTGTAAGACCTTTCTACAAATCCATAGCTATTGGCTTTGTGCCAAAAATTCAAGACTATGTGACACTCatattaagaagaagaaaattgacTTGTATGAATTTTGATGTTCTATCTATGCAAAGGTAATGTGAGACCAGtcctaaaacaaattttaggtaTAGTTATTGATGGTAATCTAAAAACTCAAGTGGATATTGCCCATCTCTACAACATTTCATGTCAAACTTTTGTTGGGTGGAGTATCATATATATTGCTCTATATATCTCAcaaattaactaattttatttcatacatTTGAGTTCTATTCTTATGGGTAAATAATATTGCTTTCAAACAACACATATgagttctaattttttaatatattaataagttatatatcaaacttttttatgtatttgaaatttaaaaaaaaaaaaggaaaaaagaaaaaaccctaaagaTATGATGATACTTTGTTAAGTTAGCTTATTATAAGGATttagttttttcataaattataaattttaaaaaactttttatcaTCTTAATAAATCAAgtggttttaaattaattaacaaaaaggaaaaataaaaaattggaaaagtttttttaaaaataaaacatacatTTAATAATAGTACTTTTTATACCTAAATGCCTtcaatcttttatatatatcatcatAACTTACATAATCCAAAGTGGTTTTTATATGATTTCAATTAATAagtaattgataatttatatatataagataaatttacAAGACTCTCAACTTTTGAGGAAATGTCACCTAAAATATACTCAGAATATTTTGTGGTCATTTAGATGAAGTATTAGATATGATGAATGTCTCAAATAATCTAATTTATCTTTAACAATAGGataataatttaacatttttttaaatgtcaatttccattcttgaatttaattttttttttttttccctttctctagtatattaaaaaaaaaacttattcataaaaataatactaaatacaaaattttagtGGACCCAAATCATATCAATATACATTCTCCATCTATGCCAATATCAAGAGCAAGTTTGTAATTAAAgcatttcaatttaaatttttaaattttaaaaagaatttaagtaAAATCCTCTCTAAATTCCTATCAATAGAGGAGCTTTCTTTTACTTCAAAAAGAGAGAAGGGAATTGGGCAAATTGAGACATTCCTCAGCTTAGAAGGTTTCCTTATAATCTACATCCTCTCTTTGAATGTAACCTATTGCCAAGAGAAAGCATTATACCTCTCTATTGAACCATTTAAAACCTTGAGAATCTGCTTGCTCCTAATTATCTCAGAGTTGGTTGCAGTTTTTCTTATTTCACAAGGGATAGCTTCCTTGAAGCTCCCTGGCTTATCATAATCATCATGCAAAGCATACACGAAAACTCCCCCTTTCATAGGGAACAATTCCATCTTAGATTTTACTTGATTCTCGTCCAATGTAATTTTTTTCGatcaataaaattagaaatgagcATTGAAATTACATTCCTTGGtgactaaattattaaaatcacattttcacaagaaaaagataatataaataattagttGGAATAAATTTTAACGATTATATTTACAATCATTGACATCATAAcattagagttttatttttattttttatttttttcggcTGAATAGAAACCTACAGAAAATTTTGCACAGGAAATACAGGTTCTATGCCTGCACCACCACATACGAGTACAAATTGGCCTTGACGGATTACAGGGTGATGGTCAACGTACAGCCGAATCTGTAACATATGCGTCATGATTATCAGTCTTAATATCAATTAACATATAGAAAATGAATTAATCTGTGAAATATATGAATCCTTACTATTCTCCGCCCAAGCCAGCTTCCACATGAACTACAGTAGACAGAAACCGCATCCACATGACTCCCTTCAGGATGTTCACCAACATATAGACCACGAACAGGAGGACTATATGCCCCGGGCATCACACCAGGACTGCACGCTTGGAACATCagaaatcatataattaaaacagTCAACAACAGTTAATTCTGATAGCATGGGGAACCTTACACGTCGGGATCAAAGAGGAGCTTAGCCATGGAAAATGGATAAAGATCCTACAAGAACAGCAAAGCATCAAATCTTAACTAAAATCACAAATCACAAGTCATGTATATAACAGAAAAGAAACACTACCTGAACCAAATTGTAGTCAGAAGCAACGTGATTATGGCAACGGATGCAGCGGAAGTCGCAACGAAGTGGTGGGGCATCCAGAAAGGCTTCAAGAGCATCAAGCATACGTGCAGTTTCTGGTGGAACCGCCATTGGAACTTGGAATATCAAAGATTACCAGCTAAGAAGAAAGAATAATATTGAGGTTTGCAGATTGCAACATTGATATAAGAGATTCCGGTGAGAATAATCCTTAATTTGAGGAAGCTATTATAGGTCACTTATCAAACATGTTATCCTTAATTTTAGTCTAATTATTGTTAAAGGCAAGGTTTAAAATATCCGGATATATTGCCAAAATATATCCCATATCCATGGATCTTGTTACAAAATTCAAGGAGATATATTCATCAACCATATCCATGGATCTCGATACAAAATTCAAGGAGATATATCCATCAACCGATATTTTCGaatattatattgattttttcttgcatttcaaCCGATATTTcactttttgaatattttacccattttttatttttctattattaaataaattaattctaattacataggtcttttttatataatttttatgtttattaaatattaaaaataattatacatatattattattttttttatatcattgaaaatttaaatggatcataattttaatattagataaattttaaaattagacatgtcatcataattattattgtaaaataacatatactgcaacttaataataaatttaaacttatcaaatttatatttttttatacaagtaaaagttattattatcaaataagaaaaattatatatatacatatatcaatttttaaataaataaataaataactttaaaatgtctagtTTTACTtgttatatcattttttagaatttttctcaatatttttattaatttttacgtCACTCATATTTTGTATCAGAATATTTATCGTATAATAAGATATATTTGTtactgatatttttatccttgaatatccttaattttagtctaattattattaaataaggcTAGTAAAATAATCCAAGGAGACTTTACCTTTCTCATTTAAAATTCAGAGGACCCAACTGCAACACCGAGTCGAACCATGCCTACACAGGAACGAACCATTCCAACACAAAATCTCTTTCTTTGCTGTAATCACTGCTCTCGACCCTTTATTCACAGCCAAAGTGTTCGAGTACGTCTCTCCCTATATATCAGAAATTAATTGGAGGTGTTGTTGCCCAAGAGGGGATCCCAGTATTACCTACTATGTGGCTGATCACATGTATGTTCTTCATTAATTACTGCCATTATTATAACTACACGCTTGCTTTGTAGGTTTCTCAATGTGCTTGGTTGAAAATGAAGAATAGGTTTATTGTTGTGTTGTTTCATCATAATATAAGtctacattttgtttttttgttcatggATGCAGTAGTAGCGTGTTCTGTCGTCCTGAGGCAAGGGATTAGAGCTGCAAATCAAGTAACTGGTATTAACATCATGCTCACAGCAACTTTCACTACTGAATGACCAAAAACAAGACCTTAATTTACAGCTAAGTTAGTCCACAGTGAGCAGAAGAGGCCTATTCTTAGTGAGCCCAACCAGTTCCACGACAAAATTAAGGATTGATGAGGAGCCTCTATGAGATGAAGAATCTATGATCACTGGCTGGGTTGATGCTTGATCCTCCAAGTAAGGTACCATGTATGTTTTCATGTCACTTCGCGAGAT
The sequence above is drawn from the Vitis riparia cultivar Riparia Gloire de Montpellier isolate 1030 chromosome 15, EGFV_Vit.rip_1.0, whole genome shotgun sequence genome and encodes:
- the LOC117932366 gene encoding uncharacterized protein LOC117932366; translation: MAVPPETARMLDALEAFLDAPPLRCDFRCIRCHNHVASDYNLVQDLYPFSMAKLLFDPDVPGVMPGAYSPPVRGLYVGEHPEGSHVDAVSVYCSSCGSWLGRRIIRLYVDHHPVIRQGQFVLVCGGAGIEPVFPVQNFL